CTGGGCATCGGAGTACTCCGGTTGGTACATGTATAGTCCATGTGGATCCTTAACAAGCGATGAGAATACCCTAAGGGACTCTGCCGCATACTTAGCAATTTTTTCCTCATTAGTACCCACAAGCACAATAAGTCTTCTGTGATTTGATGATAATCCCTCCCTAACCAATCCCTGCAACAGCTCAATCCAGCCCATAACCTCTGAGCAAGTAAATCAAATTGAGTTAGGGCTTATAAGCATATGCAAATGGTAGTAATTAGTGATTGGGCGCGTTGGTTCTGAGGGTTATGATGAGAGACGGGCGAGAAGGATGATTAATCACGCTTAGGAAAAATAGAGCTACAGGTTATAATGCCTTTTTTAAGCGCATCAACAAATTTAAGGTAATCATTGTAAACATCCCTAATCCACTCATTAATGCCCTTAAAATACACGGGGCTCGTCGAAACAAGCTCAAGGATCTCATCATTACTTAACTTACCAATGTAGTAACATGGATCCTTAAGCAATAAGACTCTTCGATATTCCCTAGCAATTATAGGCGTGATGGGCGTGCCAGGGATACCGTTTACATACTTAAGATACACCTCAACGTCATTCAGGGAAATACTGTTTCTAAATCCTCTACTCTCCCACTCATCAACTAGTGCATAGAAATAATTAATTAAGTCATCGATATAGGGATTTCCATTATTGTAATACATAAGTACAATGGGATGATTAACCCACCCACGCTTGCCATCATTAATAATGCCCATCCTCCTAAGTATTGCCAACAAGACCTGCTTGGTTTCAACTCGTTGTTTACCAAGCCGTAGATTATCCAGGAATTGCGCCGATTTTCTATACTCAATGTATGGTCTAAACACCTGCATTGGCTATGTACGTATTACTTTGTTTTATTTCATTTTCCATGATTATTAATGATAGAGGTAGTACTTAAAAATACGGTCTTTCCTTAAGGCACGTATGCTAATGAATAGTACCGAATTGCAAAGGTATTACTTAATGACGTATCAATGCAGAAATGTATCATTAATCAAGAAGGCAATGACAGGTGATGAGTAATGCTCATGCAAAGTGATCCAGTACTATTAGCATCTTTAGCCTTACCTTTCGTGGCTTCAGTAATAGCTGGAATAATAGGTAAGAGGTTCAGTAGGGTTGCAATGATTATAACCTCTATATCCTTTATACCATTATTTATATACTCATCATACTTACTAGTACTTGGTAAGGCTTACTTAATTCCACTTGGCGCCCTGCCAAGACCAATAGGTATGGTCTATTTGATAAGTGATGGCTTAAGTAATGCATTTGGTTTGGCAATAGCGCTTGTTGGAATAGCGCTGGAAATAGCTTCTTATCCATACATGAAGCATAGATTCCATGTATTAGAACTAACTGAGCAATTCGATGTATATTACCTACTCTTTACCTTATGCGCGGCAAGTATGGAATTAATGATATATTCATATAACTTATTGTTAATGTATATAGCCCTAGAGGTTTCATTAATAACACCTGTCATACTAATTTATTACTATGGTTATGATACGCAGGGTATGACAAGACGCTGGATTGCACTTCTTTATTTCGTATATGGAATGTTAGCAAGTACATTATTCCTAATAGGCGCCGTTATGGTTGGTCTAGAGAATGGGACAATGGATCTCTATACAATAAAGAGCATATCAGTTATAGCGTGGGCATTAATGTTCATAGGATTATTAATAAAATTACCAAGCTTTGGTCCACATGTATGGATACCTTGGGTTCATGGATCTCATCCAACTCCAGTAGCGGCGTTAATATCAGGGCTTGTTGGATTAATGGCTTATGTACTAGCTAGGATATACCTAGTCTCTCCATATTTCATAAACATGTTTAGATTACCAATACTCGTTTATGCAATAGTTGGTGGGATCATAATAAGTCTTGGTGTGATTAGGCATAGTTACCACTATAAGTGGTTGCTTGCATATTCAACAGCGGCTAACTCCACGTACTTATTAATAGGACTTGCACTAGGTCCTTATGGAATACTTGGACTAACAATGCATTATATATCACACTTATTCGGCAAAACAATACTCTTCATGACCGCTGCATCAATAATTGTTTACTATGAGGAATTTGACATGAAAAAAATGGGTGGTCTTCAGACGTATATGCCATCGGTTGGTGCAGCTGCTGTACTCGGTTGGATGGCGCTTTCAGGAATACTAACATTATCAATGCTTGCCGAGTTTTACCTATTTCTTGGATTAATAAATGTTATACTGCCTTCATATCCATTATGGGTATTCATAGGTTTAGCCAGTGGATTAGCTATCATATTTGTGTTAACGGGGTACTACGGCTTCTGGGCTCTTAAGCAGGTGTTTTATGGGCAATCTAGGGGTAATTACCATAAGGTAAGCGTTGATCCTAAACTCGTAATACCATTATACGTACTTGGTCTAGCCGCGATAATACTTTTATTCCCACCAGCATCCACATACCTCGTGCATTCAGTACTAATGAGTATTAGTATGATAATGAGGTGATGAGCATGTTCGAAACCTTACTTGGTGAATTAATGGGATTAATGTTGTTATCACCTATAGTACTTGCTGCACCCATAACTATTTATTGGCTATTTAACCAAGATCCGAGGAAAGCTAAGCCATTAGCTTATCTAGCGGTTATTGGTCTCGGAGTGTCCGCAATCATAGCCACTTACATAGAAATTGCATTTCCATGGATGAACATAGCCTATAACATGCCTTGGATGATCATACCCACTCCCAGTGGTAGTTTCACTATATATGTATCGTTTATTGTTAACTTTCTCAGCAGGAACATGGGATTATTAACTGCTTGGTTGGCCTTCATAATAGGAGTATATAGCCTTGATTATTTAGCCGATGATTACAGACTTGGTTGGTTCTGGTTCTTCTATAACCTCTTTGCAGCGTCCATGTTACTCATGGTATATGCTAATGACTTATTGTTCATGTTCATTGGATGGGAGGGTCTTGGCTTTAGTTCCTGGGCTCTCATAGGGCATTGGTATAAGGATGATGATGAATTATCATACGTAGGGAGGTTTGGTGAGAGACTAATTTTGAATAAACCGGCCTGGACCACGCCATCCTATGCAGCGTATAGGGCTATAGCCACGATAAGGTTTGGTGATATGCCAATGTTAGGTGCAATAGCCGCAATAGGCATATTAGGTGGTTCCCTAATATTGACCCCTGTAAATGGTGTTTCAGCCATAAACTGGCCTCATGTGATTTCAGTACTTGGTGTTGGTGGTACCGTTGCCTTATTACTGGCATTCATGCTTGGTCCATACACAAAGAGTGCCCAGGTTCCGTTTAATGATTGGTTACTCACGGCAATGACGGGCCCTACCTCGGTCTCAGCATTACTACACTCAGCGACTATGGTTGCGGCCGGTGTCTACATATTCATGAGGCTGACGGAGTCGTTGTACATGGCTGGCGCATTAACGAGTGCAGGTGTTGAGATTGTTTATTTAACAACCGTGTATATAGGGCTATTAACGGCATTGTTGGGGGCGTTGTTTGCCACGATGATTGATGAGAGGAAGGTTATCTTGGCAGGATCGACTATGTCCTCCCTAGGTTTTATGATGGGTGTAACAGCGTTAACGCCATTTATACCCCAGACGCTCACGGTGGGTATGTACGTAGTACCGCTGGCCGTGCTTGTGGCATTCTCATACTTAATAATTCACGCACTTGCTAAAGCCACATTATTCCTAGTCAGTGGTCACTTAATACATGTAACCCACACCAGGTTTAACATGGGTGATTGGGAGTTCGGTAAGAGAATGAAGGCTGCATTCTACGCAGCATTGGCCGCAGCCATATCCCTCGGTGGTGTACCTCCATTAGCTGGCTATTGGATTCATGCCGCGATGGACGAGGTCGCCACAGAAACCGTTTCTGTTGTCGGTTATGGCGCGTACATTCTCATGTTGTTGGCTAGCCTAGCCTATGTGGCGTTCTTATCAAGATTTGTTTCACTTAATTTCATAAAAGGTGAGAGACCGCACACACATGAGGAGCATGGCAAGTACCCACTTATGGTTGCGGCCTACATAATTACAGGAACGGCAGCGCTCGCCTCATTAGCGATACCCTTCGTGTTACAGCCAGCTATATTCATAAGTGCAGGTGTTGATCCTATAGTCATCGCTGTGGGTATTGTGTTATGGATAATCTTCATAATAGCCCTAATAAAGCCTAGGGTTGGTAATTTGGGATTAATAACTAGGATATTCGAAAGGAGGTATTACATACAGACCTTCATGGACGTCGTTTTGGCAGGTTTTGGGCTCGCTTTGACATTGGCCGCGTTTTACATCTATAAGGGTTTCGATATATTATTCAACTTCCTGATACCAGACGCATTTAATGCGTTGTCTAGGTATATTAGGTCAATACAAAGGGGTTATTTAAGAACGTATTTAGAGATGCTGCTCGTTACGTTGGCAATCGCAATATTGGTGATCCTAATAATAATAGCATTATTGATGTAGATTTAACCTTCAACAGCGCTTTTTCGTTTTACTTACTTAATTTTCAATTGC
This is a stretch of genomic DNA from Vulcanisaeta moutnovskia 768-28. It encodes these proteins:
- a CDS encoding pyrimidine dimer DNA glycosylase/endonuclease V, which codes for MQVFRPYIEYRKSAQFLDNLRLGKQRVETKQVLLAILRRMGIINDGKRGWVNHPIVLMYYNNGNPYIDDLINYFYALVDEWESRGFRNSISLNDVEVYLKYVNGIPGTPITPIIAREYRRVLLLKDPCYYIGKLSNDEILELVSTSPVYFKGINEWIRDVYNDYLKFVDALKKGIITCSSIFPKRD
- a CDS encoding complex I subunit 5 family protein, whose product is MLMQSDPVLLASLALPFVASVIAGIIGKRFSRVAMIITSISFIPLFIYSSYLLVLGKAYLIPLGALPRPIGMVYLISDGLSNAFGLAIALVGIALEIASYPYMKHRFHVLELTEQFDVYYLLFTLCAASMELMIYSYNLLLMYIALEVSLITPVILIYYYGYDTQGMTRRWIALLYFVYGMLASTLFLIGAVMVGLENGTMDLYTIKSISVIAWALMFIGLLIKLPSFGPHVWIPWVHGSHPTPVAALISGLVGLMAYVLARIYLVSPYFINMFRLPILVYAIVGGIIISLGVIRHSYHYKWLLAYSTAANSTYLLIGLALGPYGILGLTMHYISHLFGKTILFMTAASIIVYYEEFDMKKMGGLQTYMPSVGAAAVLGWMALSGILTLSMLAEFYLFLGLINVILPSYPLWVFIGLASGLAIIFVLTGYYGFWALKQVFYGQSRGNYHKVSVDPKLVIPLYVLGLAAIILLFPPASTYLVHSVLMSISMIMR
- a CDS encoding NADH-quinone oxidoreductase subunit 5 family protein codes for the protein MSMFETLLGELMGLMLLSPIVLAAPITIYWLFNQDPRKAKPLAYLAVIGLGVSAIIATYIEIAFPWMNIAYNMPWMIIPTPSGSFTIYVSFIVNFLSRNMGLLTAWLAFIIGVYSLDYLADDYRLGWFWFFYNLFAASMLLMVYANDLLFMFIGWEGLGFSSWALIGHWYKDDDELSYVGRFGERLILNKPAWTTPSYAAYRAIATIRFGDMPMLGAIAAIGILGGSLILTPVNGVSAINWPHVISVLGVGGTVALLLAFMLGPYTKSAQVPFNDWLLTAMTGPTSVSALLHSATMVAAGVYIFMRLTESLYMAGALTSAGVEIVYLTTVYIGLLTALLGALFATMIDERKVILAGSTMSSLGFMMGVTALTPFIPQTLTVGMYVVPLAVLVAFSYLIIHALAKATLFLVSGHLIHVTHTRFNMGDWEFGKRMKAAFYAALAAAISLGGVPPLAGYWIHAAMDEVATETVSVVGYGAYILMLLASLAYVAFLSRFVSLNFIKGERPHTHEEHGKYPLMVAAYIITGTAALASLAIPFVLQPAIFISAGVDPIVIAVGIVLWIIFIIALIKPRVGNLGLITRIFERRYYIQTFMDVVLAGFGLALTLAAFYIYKGFDILFNFLIPDAFNALSRYIRSIQRGYLRTYLEMLLVTLAIAILVILIIIALLM